CTCCAgtctcagggctgggaaaaagagactttccaacACCTCAGGGTCCTCTCAACACCAGAGACCCCATCATGGTACAACCCCTGACTGTCCCCACGTCCAGGAGCAGCCATCCCTCGTGCCTGACACCCTGCTTGTTTTGCAGGAGCTCGATGATGTTAGGAGCAAACTCCAGCCCGGATGAAGAGCGGCCCAAGCCATGGAGGTGCCCACCCCAGAGCCCGTGTACGTCGACGTGGACAAGGGACTGACGTTAGCATGCTTTGTGTTCCTCTGCCTCTTCCTGATTGTCATGATCATCCGCTGTGCCAAAGTCATCATGGACCCCTACAGCGCCATCCCCACGTCCACGTGGGAGGAGCAGCACCTCGATGACTGAGGGGCTCCCAGACAGAGCCATGGGGTGCTCTGCTCCTATTCCCACTGGGAAGGCTGGCACACCAACAGCCATTTCCAGACATGCAGGGCACAGGCAATGTCTCCAAGAGCACATCGTGTAAATGATTTCTGCTCAGCAGGTCAAGGTATCAGCAAGCCATTCTGGCAGCAGAGTTTACTACTATGCAGCAACTCTTATTTTACAGTTGGCATTTTAACTCAAGTAGCACAAGATTCTCCAGATTTTCCTAATATAACTCTTGGTCTAGCACAGTTTGTCCCACCCTCAATATCACCCACAAACCCAGGGTAACTATCAATGCCATGAAAAAGCAACAAGAGTATTCTGTCTTTCCTGGAAACTGATTGTTCCAAATATTGATTGCTTCCTCAGTCACTATGGGTGCATTTTAGGAAAGGCCCAGCTTTCATACCAGAGCATCACTCAGTAGAAGTGCTGGAGTACCTCTGGCTAAGTAGAATTATGCAAGCAGATTTATTCTTGCCTCACTTGGTTCTGCACTTGCACTCCCCACCCCACTGCAGCCATAATTCCAGTGACCAGGATACTGAGGCACTCACACTTGGGGGGTCCTGGACTGCTGTAGACCCCTCAGCACCACCTTGCTCTGTCCTAGTCATGCAAAAACCTGCCATATCCTCTGTCATGGGCCCTAGGATTAATCAGGCTGCTGATTTTAGCTTGGTAGTCACCAAAaatccctggagcagagcctggacaCTGCTGGTGTCAACTACATAAAACTTGCTGTGATTTTCAAAGGGTGATTCCACATGCAATTTCACCCTTCTTTTGCTTCAGGAGTACTTCAGTGGGATGAGACAGGACTAGAATGACAAGGACAATAAGCAGAGAGACTTTTCTCCCAGCTTTGTAACTCAGAATCCTCAGCATAACATTTATAGTCACACTCAACAATAATAAACATTCTACCTCGGAGAAATTCAGCTCCTTCAAAGGAAGTTTTCCCCACAAATTTGTAAGGTCCATTTCCTTCTCTCAATTCATTAAGACAGCCATTATGCAAGAAGGCAGAAGGGAACATGGGAGCACTGGAAATTTGTTATTTACCTTTGAAGAGTGGGGACTGCAGCATTCCAAAGCTCTCTATTCCTCAAATTCTAAGGTTTGCTCATGCCTGCCTTTTCTTTCATGACTACATGGTCAGCTTAtgggattgaaaggaagcaaTTCAGAGCAGGTGCTGCAAGCACCATGAACAGAAAGCACAAAAAGTTTGAGGgcatttctccattttccctcCTCACCATCCTACCTGACCCCCAGGCTCTTGCCATGAGACCACACACAGTGGGTGGGAAAGGTGGAAGCAAAGGCTGTGACAAGAAAATGGGGACACAGACTCTGTAAGGCACTGTTCTAGCTCTGACAGATTTGTTTGATAATCACACAAGTCAACTTTTATGTGCCTCAGTCTACTCACCAGAGAAATGGGTGTAACAATTTCATCTTGTCACACCTCATTTTGTCTGTCTAACAATACCAGAAAGCACCTGGAGAGCCTTAGAGAGGGACACAGAAACGAGGTTCTCACTTACAGCTCTTCCTGCTGAAACCACCGGGGAAGGTCTGGATCCTGTTAcactgcagggctctgtcacaCAGGCAGAGGACTTCTCCAGGCCCCCATTCCCTCCCTCACTGCAGTGTTCTGGGCCAAGCCAAATGGCACCTGGCTTTTTTACACAGCCCACTGATTTCTGAGGATGTAAGGTGCTCAACACTGCAAATACAGAGATCCCAAAACAGCAGGCTATGAGGCATATGGAGACTTCTGCATGGATCTTCTGAACCACAGAGTTTCTGCTGATCTCCGTTGTAGGAGATCCCATTCCTGAGGCAGGAAATTCAAAATTAGCTTTCCTCCTGATGTCCTCTACAAGAGACCTCCACTGCTTCCATTTCCCACTGCAGATTGCTCCTCAGGCTGCTATTTAGCCTCAGCCTCTGCTA
The genomic region above belongs to Haemorhous mexicanus isolate bHaeMex1 chromosome 13, bHaeMex1.pri, whole genome shotgun sequence and contains:
- the CTXND1 gene encoding cortexin domain-containing 1 protein, which encodes MEVPTPEPVYVDVDKGLTLACFVFLCLFLIVMIIRCAKVIMDPYSAIPTSTWEEQHLDD